The sequence GCTACCGGATGACTACCCGTGCCGTATGTGCTTGGTCACGCCATAAACGTTTCAGGGCCGCCGAGTTGGGAAACGGGACGGCGGGCGGGCCTCACTGCCGCGCCGCCCAGGTGTGTGACCAGTCGAGCAGCGGGCCCATCGCCGTCACGAGGCCGTCGCCCAGAGGCGTGAGGCGCCAGGTCGATTCGTCCGTGGGGGTGGCGATCCCCGCCTCGCGGAGTTCGGTGAGCCGGGCGG is a genomic window of Streptomyces sp. NBC_00414 containing:
- a CDS encoding winged helix-turn-helix transcriptional regulator, whose product is MAALDLLGRRWTLRVIWELHQADGPSGFRDLQRRCDAMSSSVLSARLTELREAGIATPTDESTWRLTPLGDGLVTAMGPLLDWSHTWAARQ